A region of Saimiri boliviensis isolate mSaiBol1 chromosome 10, mSaiBol1.pri, whole genome shotgun sequence DNA encodes the following proteins:
- the EN2 gene encoding homeobox protein engrailed-2 produces MEENDPKPGEAAAAAAVEGQRPPESSPGGGSGGGGGGGGGGSSPGEADTGHRRPLMLPAVLQAPGNHQHPHRITNFFIDNILRPEFGRRKDAGTCCAGAGGGRGGGAGGEGSASGSEGGGGTGGSEHLLGSGSREPRQNPSCAPGAGGQLPAAGSDSPGDGEGGSKTLSLLGGAKKGGDPGGPLDGALKARGLGGGDLSVSSDSDSSQAGATLGAQPMLWPAWVYCTRYSDRPSSGPRSRKPKKKNPNKEDKRPRTAFTAEQLQRLKAEFQTNRYLTEQRRQSLAQELSLNESQIKIWFQNKRAKIKKATGNKNTLAVHLMAQGLYNHSTTAKEGKSDSE; encoded by the exons ATGGAGGAAAATGACCCCAAGCCCGGcgaagcggcggcggcggcggcggtggagGGACAGCGGCCTCCGGAATCCAGCCCCGGCGGCGGCTcgggtggcggcggcggcggcggcggcggcggcagcagcccGGGCGAAGCGGACACCGGGCACCGGCGACCTCTGATGCTGCCCGCGGTCCTGCAGGCGCCAGGCAACCACCAGCACCCGCACCGCATCACCAACTTCTTCATCGACAACATCCTGCGGCCCGAGTTCGGCCGGCGCAAGGACGCGGGGACTTGCTGTGCGGGCGCGGGAGGAGGAAGGGGCGGCGGAGCCGGCGGCGAAGGCAGCGCGAGCGGTTCGGAGGGAGGCGGCGGCACCGGCGGCTCCGAGCACCTCTTGGGGTCGGGCTCCCGAGAGCCCCGGCAGAACCCGTCGTGTGCACCCGGCGCGGGCGGGCAGCTACCCGCCGCCGGCAGCGACTCTCCGGGGGACGGGGAAGGCGGCTCCAAGACACTGTCGCTGCTTGGTGGCGCCAAGAAAGGCGGCGACCCTGGCGGCCCCCTGGACGGGGCGCTCAAGGCCCGCGGCTTGGGCGGCGGCGACCTGTCGGTGAGCTCGGACTCGGACAGCTCGCAAGCCGGCGCCACCCTGGGCGCGCAGCCCATGCTCTGGCCGGCCTGGGTCTACTGTACGCGCTACTCCGACCGGCCTTCTTCAG GTCCCAGGTCTCgaaaaccaaagaagaaaaacccGAACAAAGAGGACAAGCGGCCGCGCACGGCCTTCACCGCCGAGCAGCTGCAGAGGCTCAAGGCTGAGTTTCAGACCAACAGGTACCTGACGGAGCAGCGGCGCCAGAGCCTGGCGCAGGAGCTCAGCCTCAACGAGTCCCAGATCAAGATCTGGTTCCAGAACAAGCGCGCCAAGATCAAGAAGGCCACGGGCAACAAGAACACGCTGGCCGTGCACCTCATGGCACAGGGCCTGTACAATCACTCCACGACGGCCAAGGAGGGCAAGTCGGACAGCGAGTAG